One Caldalkalibacillus uzonensis DNA window includes the following coding sequences:
- the ftsA gene encoding cell division protein FtsA codes for MNSNGYIVSLDIGTSLVRVVIGELANNTINIVGVGTSHSEGIKKGSIVDIDLTVQSIRQAVDNAERMVSLSIQEVFVGMAGNHIQLQPSKGVVAVSSPDREIGEEDIIRVIDASKVMALPPEREIIDVVPKQFIVDGLEEITDPRGMIGVRLEMEGTIITGSKTAIHNLVRCIERAGLSVAGIFLQPLATSTIALSKDEKALGIALVDIGAGQMTVSVFEQGTLMNTVVIPVGGEYITNDIAIGLKTQSDVAEQVKVKHGCALIDEALEDETFSVPRIGSDTYKEFSQVDLAHIIEPRLVEMFELVQKEVKRMGYTEVPGGYVLTGGVTAMPGVLELAKDVFQNSVRIAVPDYIGVREPHYTAAVGIIKYALQNMRQPEKEMAAAVPSKSKGRPAAAEPQPTTRSASKQTVREKVRSWFKEFI; via the coding sequence ATGAATAGCAACGGTTACATAGTCAGTTTAGATATAGGGACATCCCTGGTGCGGGTTGTCATCGGAGAATTGGCCAACAACACGATTAATATCGTTGGTGTTGGCACCAGTCATTCAGAAGGGATTAAGAAAGGTTCCATTGTTGATATAGATCTTACCGTTCAATCCATTCGCCAAGCTGTAGATAATGCTGAAAGAATGGTAAGTTTATCTATACAAGAGGTATTTGTGGGTATGGCAGGCAATCATATCCAGCTTCAGCCCAGCAAAGGGGTGGTGGCTGTCTCCAGCCCTGACCGGGAAATTGGGGAAGAAGATATCATCCGTGTCATTGATGCTTCCAAGGTGATGGCCCTCCCTCCAGAGCGGGAAATTATCGATGTGGTCCCCAAACAGTTTATTGTCGATGGTCTGGAAGAGATTACGGATCCCCGCGGCATGATCGGTGTCCGTCTGGAAATGGAAGGCACCATTATCACGGGATCAAAAACGGCTATACATAACCTTGTCCGCTGTATCGAGCGGGCAGGCTTGTCTGTGGCGGGGATCTTCTTACAGCCTTTGGCCACCAGTACGATTGCCCTGTCCAAGGATGAAAAAGCGTTGGGGATTGCCCTGGTTGACATTGGGGCCGGCCAAATGACCGTTTCCGTCTTTGAGCAAGGCACACTGATGAACACCGTGGTGATCCCTGTCGGCGGTGAATATATCACCAATGATATTGCCATAGGTTTAAAAACGCAAAGTGATGTGGCTGAACAAGTAAAAGTAAAACATGGTTGTGCCTTGATTGATGAAGCTTTGGAAGATGAAACATTTTCCGTGCCTCGCATCGGCAGCGATACCTATAAAGAATTTAGTCAAGTAGATCTGGCCCATATTATTGAGCCTCGTTTGGTAGAAATGTTTGAACTGGTTCAAAAAGAGGTTAAACGGATGGGTTACACTGAAGTCCCTGGAGGATATGTGTTAACAGGTGGTGTGACGGCCATGCCGGGTGTGCTTGAATTGGCCAAGGATGTTTTCCAAAACTCCGTCCGTATCGCTGTCCCCGATTACATCGGGGTGAGAGAGCCCCATTATACGGCTGCGGTGGGGATTATTAAATACGCGCTGCAAAACATGCGCCAACCTGAAAAAGAAATGGCTGCCGCAGTTCCTTCCAAGTCCAAAGGGCGGCCAGCAGCTGCTGAGCCTCAGCCAACGACGCGGTCAGCCTCCAAACAAACGGTGAGGGAAAAGGTCAGAAGTTGGTTTAAGGAGTTCATTTAA
- the ftsZ gene encoding cell division protein FtsZ — protein sequence MLEFDMETQQLARIKVIGVGGGGSNAVNRMIESGVQGVEFITVNTDAQALQLSKAEHRLQIGAKLTRGLGAGANPEVGKKAAEESREQIENVLKGADMVFVTAGMGGGTGTGAAPVIAEVAKELGALTVGVVTRPFTFEGRRRSVHANQGIENLKEKVDTLIVIPNDRLLEIVDKNTPMLEAFREADNVLRQGVQGISDLIAVPGLINLDFADVKTIMTEKGSALMGIGVASGENRAVEAAKKATCSPLLESSIEGAKGVLMNITGGTNLSLYEVNEAADIVAASSDAEVNMIFGAVINEELKDEIVVTVIATGFDEEVQANRAQSSLSKPRMPMNGSTNRSEPKEDISAVNSNYNENDLDIPTFLRNRNRRR from the coding sequence ATGTTAGAGTTTGATATGGAAACACAACAATTGGCACGCATAAAAGTGATTGGGGTAGGCGGTGGCGGCAGCAATGCTGTCAACCGTATGATTGAGAGCGGTGTGCAAGGTGTGGAATTTATTACGGTGAATACCGATGCCCAAGCTTTGCAATTATCCAAAGCGGAACACCGTTTGCAAATCGGTGCCAAACTGACGCGGGGTTTAGGTGCAGGCGCCAATCCGGAAGTGGGTAAAAAAGCTGCTGAAGAAAGCCGGGAACAAATAGAAAATGTCCTTAAAGGAGCGGATATGGTCTTTGTCACCGCAGGAATGGGCGGTGGCACAGGTACCGGTGCTGCTCCTGTGATTGCAGAGGTAGCTAAGGAATTGGGTGCTTTGACTGTAGGTGTGGTCACTCGCCCGTTTACCTTTGAGGGGCGTCGTCGTTCGGTGCATGCCAATCAAGGCATTGAAAATTTGAAAGAGAAAGTTGACACATTAATTGTGATTCCCAATGACCGTTTGTTGGAAATCGTAGATAAAAACACACCCATGTTAGAGGCGTTCAGAGAGGCAGACAATGTATTACGGCAGGGCGTACAGGGTATTTCTGACCTGATTGCCGTACCGGGCCTGATCAATCTTGACTTTGCTGATGTGAAGACGATCATGACGGAGAAAGGTTCTGCACTGATGGGCATCGGCGTGGCTTCCGGTGAAAACCGTGCCGTTGAGGCAGCCAAAAAAGCCACTTGTTCACCCCTTCTGGAATCTTCCATTGAAGGAGCTAAAGGTGTCCTGATGAACATTACAGGGGGGACCAACCTGTCTCTCTATGAAGTGAACGAAGCGGCCGATATTGTGGCTGCTTCATCTGACGCCGAAGTGAACATGATTTTCGGTGCCGTAATCAATGAAGAACTGAAAGATGAAATTGTGGTTACTGTGATTGCTACCGGTTTTGATGAGGAGGTACAAGCGAACCGTGCCCAAAGCAGTTTGTCAAAACCGCGGATGCCAATGAACGGTTCTACAAACCGTTCTGAACCTAAAGAAGATATCAGTGCAGTTAATTCTAACTATAATGAAAATGATCTTGATATTCCCACTTTCTTGCGCAATCGCAACCGGCGCCGCTAA
- the asnB gene encoding asparagine synthase (glutamine-hydrolyzing), producing the protein MCGITGWVKWKEPMAKHRSLINTMARTLTKRGPDEINIWTNEHVAFGHTRLIVVDPRGGRQPMHFRAGEQCWTIVYNGELYNTDKLRSELEQEGIPFNSHSDTEVLLKAYACWGPSCVEKLNGIYAFAIWNHHEYSLFMARDRLGVKPLFYTEKNGSFLFASELKALLAHPDVKAEVDREGLAEVLGLGPSRTPGHGIFKGISELRPAHVLIWKPEGYKIYRYWQVNSHPHTDNLNETADHVCQLVVDAVKRQLVADVPVCTFLSGGVDSSAISAIAAQQIHKQFNAPLETYSIDYVGNEQFFEANDYQPNADSPYVELMSRSIGSVHHNLVIGPRQLVEGLQEAVIVRDQPGMADVDSSLLWFCKEIKKQATVALSGECADEIFGGYPWFQRQELLEKDTFPWMASIQEREKMLKPEWREKLRLAKYVRERYEETITEVPVLEGEEGVDKRRRELFYLNMVWFMTTLLDRKDRMSMGASLEVRVPFADHRLVEYVWNIPWELKMLNGREKGLLRKALEGLLPEEVLYRKKSPYPKTFHPEYTRLVREQLLSIVESGQSPMFEVIDRDALRTLAESGGKSFRRPWFGQLMTGPQVMAYFIQLDIWFREYNVNLI; encoded by the coding sequence TTGTGTGGCATTACAGGATGGGTGAAATGGAAGGAGCCAATGGCCAAGCACCGCTCCTTAATTAATACAATGGCACGAACACTGACTAAACGAGGTCCGGATGAGATTAATATTTGGACGAATGAACATGTGGCCTTTGGACATACCCGTTTAATTGTCGTTGATCCCAGGGGTGGAAGGCAACCCATGCATTTTCGGGCCGGGGAGCAATGTTGGACCATTGTTTATAACGGAGAATTGTACAATACAGACAAACTACGGTCAGAACTTGAACAGGAAGGTATACCGTTTAATTCCCATTCAGATACTGAAGTACTCCTTAAAGCCTATGCTTGCTGGGGTCCATCATGTGTAGAAAAATTAAATGGCATCTATGCTTTTGCCATTTGGAATCACCATGAGTATAGCTTATTTATGGCCAGAGACAGGCTGGGGGTTAAGCCATTGTTTTATACGGAAAAAAACGGCTCATTTCTCTTTGCCTCTGAACTGAAAGCATTGCTGGCCCATCCGGACGTGAAGGCAGAGGTTGACCGGGAAGGACTGGCGGAAGTATTGGGCTTAGGTCCTTCGCGCACACCCGGTCACGGCATTTTTAAAGGCATCTCTGAGTTGCGCCCTGCCCACGTCCTGATATGGAAACCGGAAGGGTACAAGATTTACCGTTATTGGCAAGTGAACAGCCATCCCCATACTGATAACTTAAACGAAACAGCAGATCACGTGTGCCAGTTGGTCGTTGATGCCGTCAAACGCCAATTGGTGGCCGATGTCCCCGTGTGTACTTTTTTATCGGGAGGAGTGGACTCCAGCGCCATCTCTGCTATCGCAGCCCAACAAATCCATAAACAGTTCAATGCACCATTAGAAACCTACTCTATTGATTATGTGGGCAATGAACAATTTTTTGAAGCCAATGACTACCAGCCCAATGCCGACAGTCCTTATGTGGAATTGATGTCCCGTTCTATTGGTTCTGTACATCATAATCTGGTCATTGGGCCCAGGCAACTGGTTGAAGGATTACAGGAAGCCGTTATCGTTCGTGACCAGCCTGGCATGGCCGACGTTGATTCCTCATTGCTCTGGTTTTGCAAAGAGATCAAAAAGCAAGCGACTGTTGCGTTGTCAGGCGAATGTGCCGATGAAATCTTTGGTGGCTACCCCTGGTTTCAGCGTCAGGAATTGCTGGAGAAAGACACCTTTCCCTGGATGGCTTCCATCCAAGAACGGGAAAAGATGCTTAAACCAGAGTGGAGAGAGAAGCTGCGTCTTGCCAAGTATGTCAGAGAACGGTATGAAGAAACCATAACAGAAGTGCCTGTTCTGGAAGGGGAAGAGGGAGTCGATAAACGAAGAAGAGAGTTGTTTTATCTGAATATGGTCTGGTTTATGACAACATTGCTTGACCGCAAGGACCGGATGAGCATGGGTGCCAGCTTGGAAGTTCGCGTCCCTTTTGCGGACCACCGTTTGGTTGAGTATGTATGGAACATTCCCTGGGAACTGAAAATGCTAAACGGCCGGGAAAAAGGTCTGTTGCGCAAGGCCCTTGAAGGTTTGCTGCCTGAGGAAGTATTATACCGTAAAAAAAGCCCGTATCCTAAGACATTCCATCCTGAGTACACCCGGCTGGTGCGAGAGCAGCTGCTTTCTATCGTAGAATC